In Fusarium oxysporum f. sp. lycopersici 4287 chromosome 2, whole genome shotgun sequence, a genomic segment contains:
- a CDS encoding transcription initiation factor TFIID subunit 1, with product MAEENDFSSFDENAWKAQDAADDREIAKLLGDSQNNGGGIVLDNVAFDQSGKADDAEDYEDISDDDLPDEEEPSAGVSMEMPGLTDDGGTSHDPDDLFGEGPSSPDPILGPSSPAPHIRDADTTDDTQPLDTSLSFPGINFDPEPHLDNQDPDIPAPAETVEDLLKATWPAFKKGHILTWSELLPAKKATWKEKKPVKKPKQLVTSKLTLELAPDQEKLFRIPGTATITRKPRQGEERGLVYCGMDQEDQAEDNVQFDLDQESDSETVAGFTLRDIELACEDWGASIEAIEADFKARQTAEQQEQQARKRVFEEQDEEWDAEFLMDLGDEGPSRPKKRKTVKLGLPEIPRYAAPSFDNFEDATRRGAKRVQLDMSDPYLLIETQETQRNAKRPRTDNKLKRMANGNLGRDVSNRFNISNDEAYEALKENHQSKVRATLGNISVEHSMPAIKLSWPYYKVKLGGTTDEYHRPRFRYKKFAGHIIKFDKPAHQKRKQMKGKAHEVFLKSKDLSINDNSTAVLYEYCEQRPRVLSSFGMGNRLINYYRRKDTNEDEQLPKQELGEYRMLLPEDRSPFSLFGTVDPGETVPTLHNEMYRAPVFKHNPRGSDFLVVRSTTGEHGSRWFLHKIDHLYVVGQQFPSVEVPGPHSRKVTNASKNRMKMLAFRMIRHSDTDNCQLSDITKHIADSTDTQNRQKLKEFLQYDRESGEKGMWRLKPGEILPDESTIRSMIKPEEVCLLDAMQLGIKELEDAGYDPRNASLDEDVQNNDADGDDDDVEDEGSKIAKGAKKQQEKQEETLADKMAPWKTTKAFIDACAQKAMLQLHGEGDPTGHGLGFSFIRTSMKGGYIEAVQGPLATSADAMEREKRANGGHAYNVKKQQAMYEEGIREIWEKQKSTLSDGQEHDDKDVAVTEDEDDRFNVQSAMTPAQFDDGTSQISGLTSASRQQRRAIRITREIRMPDGSTQDRVEVVHDPVVISQYMKRRTEADLEMRDIYSSRPTGNADHDRLAGIRIKKELERLEKNKARRQAREQQKELHQKASTGDAGSPSVNGDKVPTGTTRKCANCGQVGHIKTNKKYEPPFSIITSLCFSPSPNVIQLVCTSRGRQHKAQSLAQVPIATRHGAMRQRQGTRCQKAC from the exons ATGGCTGAAGAGAACGATTTCTCGTCCTTTGACGAGAACGCCTGGAAGGCCCAGGACGCCGCCGACGATCGAGAAATTGCGAAACTACTGGGAGATTCGCAAAATAACGGAGGCGGCATCGTTCTCGACAATGTCGCGTTCGACCAGTCCGGTAAGGCGGACGATGCAGAGGATTACGAAGATATCAGCGACGATGATTTACCAGACGAGGAGGAGCCCAGCGCTGGTGTTTCTATGGAGATGCCTGGCCTCACGGACGATGGCGGAACCAGTCACGATCCAGATGACCTCTTCGGAGAGGGACCTTCTTCACCAGATCCAATTCTAGGTCCCTCTTCCCCAGCACCTCACATTCGCGATGCCGATACTACCGACGACACCCAACCTCTCGATACGAGTCTTAGCTTTCCTGGCATCAACTTCGACCCCGAACCACATCTCGATAACCAGGATCCTGACATTCCCGCACCCGCTGAAACCGTCGAGGACCTCCTAAAAGCTACATGGCCTGCTTTCAAAAAGGGGCACATCTTGACATGGAGCGAACTCCTaccagccaagaaggccacatggaaggagaagaaaccCGTCAAAAAGCCCAAGCAGCTCGTCACCAGCAAACTTACACTCGAACTCGCTCCCGATCAAGAGAAGCTGTTCCGTATCCCAGGCACTGCAACCATCACCCGCAAACCTAGGCAGGGCGAGGAGAGAGGTTTAGTGTACTGTGGCATGGACCAGGAAGATCAGGCCGAAGATAATGTCCAGTTCGATCTCGATCAAGAGTCCGATTCCGAAACGGTTGCTGGCTTCACCCTACGTGATATTGAGCTTGCCTGCGAAGATTGGGGCGCCAGCATTGAGGCTATCGAAGCTGATTTCAAGGCCCGACAAACCGCCGAGCAGCAGGAACAGCAAGCACGGAAGCGCGTGTTTGAAGAGCAGGATGAAGAATGGGATGCTGAGTTCCTGATGGACCTTGGCGACGAGGGACCATCGCGACCGAAGAAACGCAAGACAGTCAAGCTTGGTCTACCAGAGATTCCCCGCTATGCTGCCCCCTCCTTCGACAATTTCGAAGACGCTACCCGCAGAGGCGCCAAGAGGGTGCAACTGGATATGAGCGATCCTTACCTCCTTATCGAAACCCAAGAAACTCAACGAAATGCAAAGCGACCCCGCACAGACAACAAGCTGAAGCGCATGGCTAACGGCAACCTCGGCCGCGATGTCTCCAACcgcttcaacatctcgaACGACGAGGCATACGAGGCTTTGAAGGAAAACCACCAAAGCAAGGTTCGCGCTACACTTGGCAACATTTCTGTTGAGCACAGTATGCCCGCTATCAAGCTCTCATGGCCGTACTACAAAGTTAAGCTCGGTGGTACGACAGATGAGTATCATCGCCCTCGTTTCAGGTACAAGAAATTTGCTGGTCATATCATCAAGTTTGACAAGCCTGCACACCAGAAGCGAAAGCAGATGAAGGGCAAAGCGCACGAAGTCTTCCTCAAGTCCAAGGATTTGAGTATTAACGACAACTCAACGGCTGTTCTTTACGAGTACTGTGAGCAACGTCCACGAGTGCTCAGCAGCTTCGGTATGGGCAACCGCTTGATCAACTACTACCGCCGGAAAGACACAAATGAAGACGAGCAACTCCCCAAGCAAGAACTTGGAGAGTATCGCATGCTTCTTCCTGAAGATCGATCCCCGTTTTCCCTCTTTGGCACCGTTGACCCCGGTGAGACTGTACCAACATTACACAACGAGATGTACCGAGCTCCTGTCTTCAAGCATAACCCAAGAGGTAGTGACTTCTTGGTTGTGCGCAGCACCACTGGTGAACATGGTTCGAGGTGGTTTCTCCACAAGATCGATCATCTTTATGTCGTTGGTCAGCAATTCCCTTCAGTCGAGGTTCCAGGACCACACAGTCGCAAGGTTACGAATGCCTCGAAGAACAGAATGAAGATGCTCGCATTTCGCATGATAAGACACAGCGATACCGACAACTGTCAACTGTCCGATATCACCAAGCATATTGCCGACTCAACCGATACTCAAAATCGCCAGAAACTCAAAGAATTCCTGCAGTACGACAGAGAGAGCGGTGAGAAGGGTATGTGGCGGCTGAAACCTGGCGAAATACTGCCTGATGAGAGTACGATTCGTTCCATGATTAAGCCGGAAGAGGTTTGTCTACTTGATGCTATGCAACTTGGtatcaaggagcttgaggacgCCGGATACGACCCTCGAAATGCTTCCCTCGATGAAGATGTTCAGAACAACGACGCAGATggggatgacgatgatgtcgaggATGAAGGCAGCAAGATTGCCAAGGGCGCCAAAAAGCAGcaagagaagcaagaagaaaCTCTCGCGGACAAGATGGCCCCATGGAAGACAACCAAGGCTTTCATCGATGCATGCGCTCAAAAGGCCATGCTTCAACTTCATGGTGAGGGAGACCCGACAGGCCACGGTCTTGGCTTCTCCTTCATTCGAACCTCCATGAAGGGTGGATATATCGAGGCAGTTCAGGGACCGCTTGCTACATCTGCAGATGCCATGGAGCGTGAAAAGCGAGCTAATGGTGGCCACGCCTATAATGTCAAAAAGCAGCAAGCAATGTACGAGGAAGGTATTCGAGAAATTTGGGAGAAGCAAAAGTCTACACTCTCAGATGGTCAAGAGCATGACGACAAAGATGTTGCAGTaacagaagatgaagatgatagATTCAACGTTCAGTCAGCCATGACTCCAGCCCAGTTCGACGACGGTACCAGCCAAATTAGTGGTTTGACTTCGGCAAGTCGACAGCAACGACGCGCTATTCGCATAACCCGAGAGATCCGAATGCCCGATGGCAGTACGCAAGATCGAGTCGAAGTCGTTCACGATCCGGTTGTGATTTCGCAGTATATGAAGCGGCGAACAGAGGCGgatcttgagatgagaga CATCTACAGCTCCCGTCCTACAGGCAATGCCGACCATGACCGTCTTGCAGGCATTAG AATCAAGAAGGAGCTCGAACGACTCGAGAAGAACAAAGCTCGACGACAGGCTCGAGAGC
- a CDS encoding transcription initiation factor TFIID subunit 1 yields MAEENDFSSFDENAWKAQDAADDREIAKLLGDSQNNGGGIVLDNVAFDQSGKADDAEDYEDISDDDLPDEEEPSAGVSMEMPGLTDDGGTSHDPDDLFGEGPSSPDPILGPSSPAPHIRDADTTDDTQPLDTSLSFPGINFDPEPHLDNQDPDIPAPAETVEDLLKATWPAFKKGHILTWSELLPAKKATWKEKKPVKKPKQLVTSKLTLELAPDQEKLFRIPGTATITRKPRQGEERGLVYCGMDQEDQAEDNVQFDLDQESDSETVAGFTLRDIELACEDWGASIEAIEADFKARQTAEQQEQQARKRVFEEQDEEWDAEFLMDLGDEGPSRPKKRKTVKLGLPEIPRYAAPSFDNFEDATRRGAKRVQLDMSDPYLLIETQETQRNAKRPRTDNKLKRMANGNLGRDVSNRFNISNDEAYEALKENHQSKVRATLGNISVEHSMPAIKLSWPYYKVKLGGTTDEYHRPRFRYKKFAGHIIKFDKPAHQKRKQMKGKAHEVFLKSKDLSINDNSTAVLYEYCEQRPRVLSSFGMGNRLINYYRRKDTNEDEQLPKQELGEYRMLLPEDRSPFSLFGTVDPGETVPTLHNEMYRAPVFKHNPRGSDFLVVRSTTGEHGSRWFLHKIDHLYVVGQQFPSVEVPGPHSRKVTNASKNRMKMLAFRMIRHSDTDNCQLSDITKHIADSTDTQNRQKLKEFLQYDRESGEKGMWRLKPGEILPDESTIRSMIKPEEVCLLDAMQLGIKELEDAGYDPRNASLDEDVQNNDADGDDDDVEDEGSKIAKGAKKQQEKQEETLADKMAPWKTTKAFIDACAQKAMLQLHGEGDPTGHGLGFSFIRTSMKGGYIEAVQGPLATSADAMEREKRANGGHAYNVKKQQAMYEEGIREIWEKQKSTLSDGQEHDDKDVAVTEDEDDRFNVQSAMTPAQFDDGTSQISGLTSASRQQRRAIRITREIRMPDGSTQDRVEVVHDPVVISQYMKRRTEADLEMRDIYSSRPTGNADHDRLAGIRIKKELERLEKNKARRQAREQQKELHQKASTGDAGSPSVNGDKVPTGTTRKCANCGQVGHIKTNKKLCPLLNGTMKADNGAAEHGGFGNYNAPGGAAGSPS; encoded by the exons ATGGCTGAAGAGAACGATTTCTCGTCCTTTGACGAGAACGCCTGGAAGGCCCAGGACGCCGCCGACGATCGAGAAATTGCGAAACTACTGGGAGATTCGCAAAATAACGGAGGCGGCATCGTTCTCGACAATGTCGCGTTCGACCAGTCCGGTAAGGCGGACGATGCAGAGGATTACGAAGATATCAGCGACGATGATTTACCAGACGAGGAGGAGCCCAGCGCTGGTGTTTCTATGGAGATGCCTGGCCTCACGGACGATGGCGGAACCAGTCACGATCCAGATGACCTCTTCGGAGAGGGACCTTCTTCACCAGATCCAATTCTAGGTCCCTCTTCCCCAGCACCTCACATTCGCGATGCCGATACTACCGACGACACCCAACCTCTCGATACGAGTCTTAGCTTTCCTGGCATCAACTTCGACCCCGAACCACATCTCGATAACCAGGATCCTGACATTCCCGCACCCGCTGAAACCGTCGAGGACCTCCTAAAAGCTACATGGCCTGCTTTCAAAAAGGGGCACATCTTGACATGGAGCGAACTCCTaccagccaagaaggccacatggaaggagaagaaaccCGTCAAAAAGCCCAAGCAGCTCGTCACCAGCAAACTTACACTCGAACTCGCTCCCGATCAAGAGAAGCTGTTCCGTATCCCAGGCACTGCAACCATCACCCGCAAACCTAGGCAGGGCGAGGAGAGAGGTTTAGTGTACTGTGGCATGGACCAGGAAGATCAGGCCGAAGATAATGTCCAGTTCGATCTCGATCAAGAGTCCGATTCCGAAACGGTTGCTGGCTTCACCCTACGTGATATTGAGCTTGCCTGCGAAGATTGGGGCGCCAGCATTGAGGCTATCGAAGCTGATTTCAAGGCCCGACAAACCGCCGAGCAGCAGGAACAGCAAGCACGGAAGCGCGTGTTTGAAGAGCAGGATGAAGAATGGGATGCTGAGTTCCTGATGGACCTTGGCGACGAGGGACCATCGCGACCGAAGAAACGCAAGACAGTCAAGCTTGGTCTACCAGAGATTCCCCGCTATGCTGCCCCCTCCTTCGACAATTTCGAAGACGCTACCCGCAGAGGCGCCAAGAGGGTGCAACTGGATATGAGCGATCCTTACCTCCTTATCGAAACCCAAGAAACTCAACGAAATGCAAAGCGACCCCGCACAGACAACAAGCTGAAGCGCATGGCTAACGGCAACCTCGGCCGCGATGTCTCCAACcgcttcaacatctcgaACGACGAGGCATACGAGGCTTTGAAGGAAAACCACCAAAGCAAGGTTCGCGCTACACTTGGCAACATTTCTGTTGAGCACAGTATGCCCGCTATCAAGCTCTCATGGCCGTACTACAAAGTTAAGCTCGGTGGTACGACAGATGAGTATCATCGCCCTCGTTTCAGGTACAAGAAATTTGCTGGTCATATCATCAAGTTTGACAAGCCTGCACACCAGAAGCGAAAGCAGATGAAGGGCAAAGCGCACGAAGTCTTCCTCAAGTCCAAGGATTTGAGTATTAACGACAACTCAACGGCTGTTCTTTACGAGTACTGTGAGCAACGTCCACGAGTGCTCAGCAGCTTCGGTATGGGCAACCGCTTGATCAACTACTACCGCCGGAAAGACACAAATGAAGACGAGCAACTCCCCAAGCAAGAACTTGGAGAGTATCGCATGCTTCTTCCTGAAGATCGATCCCCGTTTTCCCTCTTTGGCACCGTTGACCCCGGTGAGACTGTACCAACATTACACAACGAGATGTACCGAGCTCCTGTCTTCAAGCATAACCCAAGAGGTAGTGACTTCTTGGTTGTGCGCAGCACCACTGGTGAACATGGTTCGAGGTGGTTTCTCCACAAGATCGATCATCTTTATGTCGTTGGTCAGCAATTCCCTTCAGTCGAGGTTCCAGGACCACACAGTCGCAAGGTTACGAATGCCTCGAAGAACAGAATGAAGATGCTCGCATTTCGCATGATAAGACACAGCGATACCGACAACTGTCAACTGTCCGATATCACCAAGCATATTGCCGACTCAACCGATACTCAAAATCGCCAGAAACTCAAAGAATTCCTGCAGTACGACAGAGAGAGCGGTGAGAAGGGTATGTGGCGGCTGAAACCTGGCGAAATACTGCCTGATGAGAGTACGATTCGTTCCATGATTAAGCCGGAAGAGGTTTGTCTACTTGATGCTATGCAACTTGGtatcaaggagcttgaggacgCCGGATACGACCCTCGAAATGCTTCCCTCGATGAAGATGTTCAGAACAACGACGCAGATggggatgacgatgatgtcgaggATGAAGGCAGCAAGATTGCCAAGGGCGCCAAAAAGCAGcaagagaagcaagaagaaaCTCTCGCGGACAAGATGGCCCCATGGAAGACAACCAAGGCTTTCATCGATGCATGCGCTCAAAAGGCCATGCTTCAACTTCATGGTGAGGGAGACCCGACAGGCCACGGTCTTGGCTTCTCCTTCATTCGAACCTCCATGAAGGGTGGATATATCGAGGCAGTTCAGGGACCGCTTGCTACATCTGCAGATGCCATGGAGCGTGAAAAGCGAGCTAATGGTGGCCACGCCTATAATGTCAAAAAGCAGCAAGCAATGTACGAGGAAGGTATTCGAGAAATTTGGGAGAAGCAAAAGTCTACACTCTCAGATGGTCAAGAGCATGACGACAAAGATGTTGCAGTaacagaagatgaagatgatagATTCAACGTTCAGTCAGCCATGACTCCAGCCCAGTTCGACGACGGTACCAGCCAAATTAGTGGTTTGACTTCGGCAAGTCGACAGCAACGACGCGCTATTCGCATAACCCGAGAGATCCGAATGCCCGATGGCAGTACGCAAGATCGAGTCGAAGTCGTTCACGATCCGGTTGTGATTTCGCAGTATATGAAGCGGCGAACAGAGGCGgatcttgagatgagaga CATCTACAGCTCCCGTCCTACAGGCAATGCCGACCATGACCGTCTTGCAGGCATTAG AATCAAGAAGGAGCTCGAACGACTCGAGAAGAACAAAGCTCGACGACAGGCTCGAGAGC
- a CDS encoding transcription initiation factor TFIID subunit 1 encodes MAEENDFSSFDENAWKAQDAADDREIAKLLGDSQNNGGGIVLDNVAFDQSGKADDAEDYEDISDDDLPDEEEPSAGVSMEMPGLTDDGGTSHDPDDLFGEGPSSPDPILGPSSPAPHIRDADTTDDTQPLDTSLSFPGINFDPEPHLDNQDPDIPAPAETVEDLLKATWPAFKKGHILTWSELLPAKKATWKEKKPVKKPKQLVTSKLTLELAPDQEKLFRIPGTATITRKPRQGEERGLVYCGMDQEDQAEDNVQFDLDQESDSETVAGFTLRDIELACEDWGASIEAIEADFKARQTAEQQEQQARKRVFEEQDEEWDAEFLMDLGDEGPSRPKKRKTVKLGLPEIPRYAAPSFDNFEDATRRGAKRVQLDMSDPYLLIETQETQRNAKRPRTDNKLKRMANGNLGRDVSNRFNISNDEAYEALKENHQSKVRATLGNISVEHSMPAIKLSWPYYKVKLGGTTDEYHRPRFRYKKFAGHIIKFDKPAHQKRKQMKGKAHEVFLKSKDLSINDNSTAVLYEYCEQRPRVLSSFGMGNRLINYYRRKDTNEDEQLPKQELGEYRMLLPEDRSPFSLFGTVDPGETVPTLHNEMYRAPVFKHNPRGSDFLVVRSTTGEHGSRWFLHKIDHLYVVGQQFPSVEVPGPHSRKVTNASKNRMKMLAFRMIRHSDTDNCQLSDITKHIADSTDTQNRQKLKEFLQYDRESGEKGMWRLKPGEILPDESTIRSMIKPEEVCLLDAMQLGIKELEDAGYDPRNASLDEDVQNNDADGDDDDVEDEGSKIAKGAKKQQEKQEETLADKMAPWKTTKAFIDACAQKAMLQLHGEGDPTGHGLGFSFIRTSMKGGYIEAVQGPLATSADAMEREKRANGGHAYNVKKQQAMYEEGIREIWEKQKSTLSDGQEHDDKDVAVTEDEDDRFNVQSAMTPAQFDDGTSQISGLTSASRQQRRAIRITREIRMPDGSTQDRVEVVHDPVVISQYMKRRTEADLEMRDIYSSRPTGNADHDRLAGIRYVFSSHGVIIDTNSSAESRRSSNDSRRTKLDDRLESSKKSSTKRPAQEMPGHPVSMAIKSQLEQPASVPIVAKSVTSRQIRSYVHCLTAR; translated from the exons ATGGCTGAAGAGAACGATTTCTCGTCCTTTGACGAGAACGCCTGGAAGGCCCAGGACGCCGCCGACGATCGAGAAATTGCGAAACTACTGGGAGATTCGCAAAATAACGGAGGCGGCATCGTTCTCGACAATGTCGCGTTCGACCAGTCCGGTAAGGCGGACGATGCAGAGGATTACGAAGATATCAGCGACGATGATTTACCAGACGAGGAGGAGCCCAGCGCTGGTGTTTCTATGGAGATGCCTGGCCTCACGGACGATGGCGGAACCAGTCACGATCCAGATGACCTCTTCGGAGAGGGACCTTCTTCACCAGATCCAATTCTAGGTCCCTCTTCCCCAGCACCTCACATTCGCGATGCCGATACTACCGACGACACCCAACCTCTCGATACGAGTCTTAGCTTTCCTGGCATCAACTTCGACCCCGAACCACATCTCGATAACCAGGATCCTGACATTCCCGCACCCGCTGAAACCGTCGAGGACCTCCTAAAAGCTACATGGCCTGCTTTCAAAAAGGGGCACATCTTGACATGGAGCGAACTCCTaccagccaagaaggccacatggaaggagaagaaaccCGTCAAAAAGCCCAAGCAGCTCGTCACCAGCAAACTTACACTCGAACTCGCTCCCGATCAAGAGAAGCTGTTCCGTATCCCAGGCACTGCAACCATCACCCGCAAACCTAGGCAGGGCGAGGAGAGAGGTTTAGTGTACTGTGGCATGGACCAGGAAGATCAGGCCGAAGATAATGTCCAGTTCGATCTCGATCAAGAGTCCGATTCCGAAACGGTTGCTGGCTTCACCCTACGTGATATTGAGCTTGCCTGCGAAGATTGGGGCGCCAGCATTGAGGCTATCGAAGCTGATTTCAAGGCCCGACAAACCGCCGAGCAGCAGGAACAGCAAGCACGGAAGCGCGTGTTTGAAGAGCAGGATGAAGAATGGGATGCTGAGTTCCTGATGGACCTTGGCGACGAGGGACCATCGCGACCGAAGAAACGCAAGACAGTCAAGCTTGGTCTACCAGAGATTCCCCGCTATGCTGCCCCCTCCTTCGACAATTTCGAAGACGCTACCCGCAGAGGCGCCAAGAGGGTGCAACTGGATATGAGCGATCCTTACCTCCTTATCGAAACCCAAGAAACTCAACGAAATGCAAAGCGACCCCGCACAGACAACAAGCTGAAGCGCATGGCTAACGGCAACCTCGGCCGCGATGTCTCCAACcgcttcaacatctcgaACGACGAGGCATACGAGGCTTTGAAGGAAAACCACCAAAGCAAGGTTCGCGCTACACTTGGCAACATTTCTGTTGAGCACAGTATGCCCGCTATCAAGCTCTCATGGCCGTACTACAAAGTTAAGCTCGGTGGTACGACAGATGAGTATCATCGCCCTCGTTTCAGGTACAAGAAATTTGCTGGTCATATCATCAAGTTTGACAAGCCTGCACACCAGAAGCGAAAGCAGATGAAGGGCAAAGCGCACGAAGTCTTCCTCAAGTCCAAGGATTTGAGTATTAACGACAACTCAACGGCTGTTCTTTACGAGTACTGTGAGCAACGTCCACGAGTGCTCAGCAGCTTCGGTATGGGCAACCGCTTGATCAACTACTACCGCCGGAAAGACACAAATGAAGACGAGCAACTCCCCAAGCAAGAACTTGGAGAGTATCGCATGCTTCTTCCTGAAGATCGATCCCCGTTTTCCCTCTTTGGCACCGTTGACCCCGGTGAGACTGTACCAACATTACACAACGAGATGTACCGAGCTCCTGTCTTCAAGCATAACCCAAGAGGTAGTGACTTCTTGGTTGTGCGCAGCACCACTGGTGAACATGGTTCGAGGTGGTTTCTCCACAAGATCGATCATCTTTATGTCGTTGGTCAGCAATTCCCTTCAGTCGAGGTTCCAGGACCACACAGTCGCAAGGTTACGAATGCCTCGAAGAACAGAATGAAGATGCTCGCATTTCGCATGATAAGACACAGCGATACCGACAACTGTCAACTGTCCGATATCACCAAGCATATTGCCGACTCAACCGATACTCAAAATCGCCAGAAACTCAAAGAATTCCTGCAGTACGACAGAGAGAGCGGTGAGAAGGGTATGTGGCGGCTGAAACCTGGCGAAATACTGCCTGATGAGAGTACGATTCGTTCCATGATTAAGCCGGAAGAGGTTTGTCTACTTGATGCTATGCAACTTGGtatcaaggagcttgaggacgCCGGATACGACCCTCGAAATGCTTCCCTCGATGAAGATGTTCAGAACAACGACGCAGATggggatgacgatgatgtcgaggATGAAGGCAGCAAGATTGCCAAGGGCGCCAAAAAGCAGcaagagaagcaagaagaaaCTCTCGCGGACAAGATGGCCCCATGGAAGACAACCAAGGCTTTCATCGATGCATGCGCTCAAAAGGCCATGCTTCAACTTCATGGTGAGGGAGACCCGACAGGCCACGGTCTTGGCTTCTCCTTCATTCGAACCTCCATGAAGGGTGGATATATCGAGGCAGTTCAGGGACCGCTTGCTACATCTGCAGATGCCATGGAGCGTGAAAAGCGAGCTAATGGTGGCCACGCCTATAATGTCAAAAAGCAGCAAGCAATGTACGAGGAAGGTATTCGAGAAATTTGGGAGAAGCAAAAGTCTACACTCTCAGATGGTCAAGAGCATGACGACAAAGATGTTGCAGTaacagaagatgaagatgatagATTCAACGTTCAGTCAGCCATGACTCCAGCCCAGTTCGACGACGGTACCAGCCAAATTAGTGGTTTGACTTCGGCAAGTCGACAGCAACGACGCGCTATTCGCATAACCCGAGAGATCCGAATGCCCGATGGCAGTACGCAAGATCGAGTCGAAGTCGTTCACGATCCGGTTGTGATTTCGCAGTATATGAAGCGGCGAACAGAGGCGgatcttgagatgagaga CATCTACAGCTCCCGTCCTACAGGCAATGCCGACCATGACCGTCTTGCAGGCATTAGGTACGTCTTCTCGAGCCATGGTGTGATAATCGATACTAACAGTAGCGCAGAATCAAGAAGGAGCTCGAACGACTCGAGAAGAACAAAGCTCGACGACAGGCTCGAGAGC